Proteins found in one Sporosarcina jeotgali genomic segment:
- a CDS encoding competence protein ComK: MHSRKNTENYLINSDTFVLQPIREGYKLTTRVIERHSEFELPKKPIQIVKKTCELYGASLKTRTLTARHALGNRHKTPIVVAHAFDTPYIFLPTMSPNSEENVWISYHAIADFQEENVGCTVMLENGYKMKVNVSTPTMWRQFAFAALLERDFAKKQFLLQRPRTFLAQEGSFRYPVAEDTE, encoded by the coding sequence ATGCATTCACGAAAGAATACCGAGAATTACCTGATTAATTCCGATACATTTGTTTTACAACCGATTCGGGAGGGCTATAAACTGACGACTCGGGTAATTGAACGTCATTCTGAATTCGAACTTCCTAAAAAGCCGATTCAAATCGTCAAAAAAACATGCGAACTTTACGGTGCTTCCTTAAAAACACGGACGTTGACCGCGCGTCATGCACTCGGAAACCGCCATAAGACACCAATCGTTGTCGCTCATGCATTCGACACACCTTATATCTTTTTACCGACGATGTCTCCGAATTCCGAAGAGAATGTTTGGATTTCTTATCATGCGATTGCGGATTTTCAAGAGGAGAATGTCGGATGCACGGTTATGCTGGAAAATGGCTATAAAATGAAAGTCAACGTGTCGACACCAACTATGTGGCGCCAATTCGCTTTTGCTGCATTATTGGAACGGGATTTTGCAAAAAAACAATTTTTACTGCAGCGGCCACGGACATTCCTTGCACAGGAAGGCTCATTCAGATACCCGGTTGCCGAAGATACTGAGTGA